A segment of the bacterium genome:
GAGAAACCAGTTCGATTCTTTCGCTAACCAGATATCTGCTCTATCTAAAAACAACGAAGAAAAAATTAGTACTATGAAACTCTCTATGGAAGAAGGGTTAAAAACATTATTAGAAGATAACACCAACTCATTAAGATACCAGAGCGAAACTCTCACTAAAATCATTTCCGAACTATCTAATACTCAGAGAAACCAGTTCGACTCGTTCGCTAACCAGATTTCTGCTCTATCTAAAAACAATGAAGAAAAAATTGAAAAAGTCAGAGAGGCAGTAGAGTTACGTTTGAAAACATTACAAGAAGAAAACTCTAAAAAACTTGAAGAGATGAGAGCCACCGTTGATGAAAAACTTCAATCTACCCTTGAAAAACGGTTAACAGAATCCTTTAATCAGGTAAGCGATAGGTTAAAACAAGTACATGAAGGGCTCGGTGAAATGAAAACTCTTGCTACAGGAGTAGGCGATCTTAAAAAAGTTCTTTCGAACGTCAAAACACGCGGTATGTTAGGAGAAATTCAACTTGGAAGTATTCTCGAAAATATACTTTCTCCGGAACAATATGAAACAAATGTGTGCACAAGAGAGGGTTCTCAACAGAATGTTGAATTTGCAATAAAACTTCCAGGCAAAGATTCAGAAGGAACTGTCTACCTCCCCATAGATTCTAAATTTCCTATTGGGAGCTACCAACAACTTCTTGATGCGTACGAAACAAGCGATAGAGAAAAAATATCAAAGGCACAGAAAGATTTAGAGGGTGTAATAAAAAATTCTGCAAAAGAAATAAACACTAAATATATCAATCCACCCAAAACAACAGATTTCGGTATACTTTTTCTTCCATTTGAGGGGTTATATGCTGAAGTAGTTAAACAACCTAACCTTATTGAAACTTTGCAGAAAGAATATAAAATAATTATCTCTGGACCTACCACTCTCGCAGCGTTTTTAAATAGTTTATATATGGGATTTAGAACTCTTGCAATACAAAAACGAACAAGCGAAGTATGGAATATTCTTGCGTCTGTCAAGAAAGAGTTTGATACTT
Coding sequences within it:
- the rmuC gene encoding DNA recombination protein RmuC produces the protein MVTLIILSFLTIILLIINLYLLIKKTDNSEYSSFLTEIDKEIKKIEPFLKDEFSRNREENQKAGREMREELNNSLGQQSGTLTKIISELSNSQRNQFDSFANQISALSKNNEEKISTMKLSMEEGLKTLLEDNTNSLRYQSETLTKIISELSNTQRNQFDSFANQISALSKNNEEKIEKVREAVELRLKTLQEENSKKLEEMRATVDEKLQSTLEKRLTESFNQVSDRLKQVHEGLGEMKTLATGVGDLKKVLSNVKTRGMLGEIQLGSILENILSPEQYETNVCTREGSQQNVEFAIKLPGKDSEGTVYLPIDSKFPIGSYQQLLDAYETSDREKISKAQKDLEGVIKNSAKEINTKYINPPKTTDFGILFLPFEGLYAEVVKQPNLIETLQKEYKIIISGPTTLAAFLNSLYMGFRTLAIQKRTSEVWNILASVKKEFDTFGDVLKKAQNKIRLAGEEIDQLVGVRTRKIQSKLKNVEELPSNEPENSPD